The sequence below is a genomic window from Selenomonas ruminantium subsp. lactilytica TAM6421.
AATTACCATAGAAAAATTGCGAAAAAATAACTTTTTCTCATGTATACAATCATGTATAATAAAAGCAAATGTTTTTTCGCGAAATAAGGAGACATTATGCATAGTTACCGCACCATCGAGGAAATCGACGACAGAGTCGAAACCCTCTACGAAATACAGAAATCAAAATTCATCACCCACCTGCGCCATGTGGACACGGAAGAAGATGCCCGGGAATTCATCACCGCCATCAAGAAACGTTATTTCGATGCCCGCCATAACTGCTCTGCCTATGTGCTGGGGGAAAAAGCCGACAAGCAGAAATCCAACGATGATGGTGAGCCCGGCGGCACGGCGGGCAATCCGATACTGGAAGCCATCAAAAAAAACGGGCTGACCAACATCGTCGTAGTGGTCACCCGTTATTTCGGCGGTATCAAATTAGGAGCCGGCGGCCTGATCCGCGCCTATTCCCACGCGGCAGCCCTCGGCATTGAAGCCGCCACCGTACTGGAAATGACACCCTTTGCCCAGCTCGATGTGGCTGTCGGCTACGAG
It includes:
- a CDS encoding YigZ family protein yields the protein MHSYRTIEEIDDRVETLYEIQKSKFITHLRHVDTEEDAREFITAIKKRYFDARHNCSAYVLGEKADKQKSNDDGEPGGTAGNPILEAIKKNGLTNIVVVVTRYFGGIKLGAGGLIRAYSHAAALGIEAATVLEMTPFAQLDVAVGYEHLATIEHYMRQNELRSLEADYGEGVTLHLLITPADLEKVSEDITNMTAGRAKLSSESEQRIPIRIEKP